In the genome of Cryptomeria japonica chromosome 8, Sugi_1.0, whole genome shotgun sequence, one region contains:
- the LOC131855760 gene encoding early light-induced protein 1, chloroplastic-like, whose product MAAVASMMMKAPAALNCGAVQRNSMGRTSRLPNSSLKVKCMAKDPKETSATEGVSPSSSTKVSTKFGDLFAFSGPAPEIINGRAAMLGFVSAIAVEVASGRDLLSQLNSGGLSWFALTAGLMTVGTLVPLFNGISRESTSQPIFSSTAEMWNGRFAMLGLLALAFTEYVKGGPLV is encoded by the exons ATGGCGGCTGTggcttcaatgatgatgaaagcgCCCGCAGCCCTTAACTGCGGGGCAGTCCAAAGGAATAGTATGGGTCGAACCAGTAGATTACCGAACAGTAGCCTCAAAGTCAAGTGCATGGCAAAG GATCCGAAGGAAACGTCCGCTACTGAAGGCGTTTCTCCTTCAAGCTCTACCAAG GTGAGTACGAAATTTGGCGACCTGTTTGCGTTCTCAGGACCTGCGCCGGAGATCATCAATGGAAGGGCGGCTATGTTGGGGTTCGTGTCGGCCATTGCAGTGGAGGTGGCCAGCGGAAGAGATTTGTTGTCGCAATTGAATAGTGGAGGACTGTCGTGGTTTGCGTTAACTGCAGGATTAATGACGGTGGGGACACTGGTGCCCTTGTTCAATGGAATATCGAGGGAGAGCACGTCGCAGCCAATATTTTCATCCACAGCAGAAATGTGGAATGGGCGCTTTGCTATGCTCGGCCTCCTCGCATTGGCTTTCACTGAATACGTCAAGGGTGGACCGCTTGTATAA